A stretch of the Papaver somniferum cultivar HN1 chromosome 6, ASM357369v1, whole genome shotgun sequence genome encodes the following:
- the LOC113289550 gene encoding O-acyltransferase WSD1-like isoform X1: MEEEEPVTPVGRFFVQEEINQVINCVIGLKNPINIESIKAEIKNSIMIQHPRFQSVLVRNKNGREYWERTQNVNLNNHIFLIQDADDICTNDDDDEIVNKYVADLTVSSPLGIDKPLWELHILKDQNVLVWRIHHALGDGVSLMSLILAMCRKVDDPDQLPAIPKPVIKNNNRSRRENIWELVMRIWLSFVYTMELFLRCLCCKRDGKTKISGGSGVEFWPRKLATAKFKLDDMKAVKNAVPNATINDVLFGVISAGLSRYLDYHQPSNSKVQEGLRITGLGMVNLRKQPGLQDMLELVKSKSVSSWWGNKFGFILLPVYHHRNVDNDPLQYVKRAKDMLDKKKLSLEAHIAYAIGNFVMSFLGPKVAMWLNNRVCNTSFTISNVVGPQEEIMFGGNPITSFRVTSTSLSHALTMHIVSYAGKAEMQILVAKDVIPDPQFLAKSFEDALLEMKDVSKDCI, from the exons ATGGAAGAAGAAGAGCCTGTAACCCCAGTCGGGCGGTTCTTCGTGCAGGAGGAAATTAACCAAGTTATCAACTGCGTAATAGGTCTCAAAAACCCAATTAACATAGAATCCATTAAAGCCGAAATAAAGAATTCCATCATGATTCAACATCCTAGATTTCAAAGTGTTCTAGTCAGAAACAAGAACGGTAGAGAATATTGGGAAAGAACCCAAAATGTGAatttaaataaccacatattTCTCATTCAAGATGCGGATGATATCTGtaccaatgatgatgatgatgaaatcgTGAATAAATACGTTGCAGATCTTACAGTTTCATCGCCTCTCGGTATCGATAAACCCTTATGGGAACTACATATATTGAAGGATCAAAACGTTTTAGTATGGAGAATTCATCATGCTTTAGGTGACGGGGTTTCGTTAATGTCTTTGATTTTAGCTATGTGTAGGAAAGTTGATGATCCTGATCAGTTGCCCGCTATCCCAAAGCCAGTCataaaaaacaacaacagaaGTCGTCGTGAGAATATATGGGAACTGGTAATGAGAATCTGGTTGAGTTTTGTGTACACAATGGAATTGTTTCTTAGATGTTTGTGTTGTAAAAGAGATGGTAAAACCAAGATAAGTGGTGGGTCTGGCGTTGAATTCTGGCCAAGAAAATTAGCTACCGCTAAGTTCAAATTAGACGATATGAAAGCTGTCAAGAATGCCGTCCCTAACGCG ACCATCAATGATGTTCTCTTCGGAGTGATTTCGGCTGGATTATCGCGATACTTGGATTATCATCAACCGTCAAATTCAA AAGTGCAAGAGGGGCTTCGAATCACAGGATTAGGAATGGTTAACCTCAGGAAACAGCCTGGATTACAG GATATGTTAGAATTGGTGAAAAGCAAATCAGTGTCAAGTTGGTGGGGCAATAAATTTGGCTTTATATTACTCCCAGTTTATCACCATAGAAACGTTGATAACGATCCACTTCAGTATGTAAAGAGAGCTAAAGATATGCTTGACAAAAAGAAGCTCTCTTTGGAAGCTCATATCGCTTATGCAATTGGAAATTTTGTAATGTCATTTTTGGGTCCCAAG GTCGCAATGTGGCTTAATAACAGAGTTTGCAATACAAGTTTTACGATATCAAATGTTGTTGGTCCACAAGAAGAGATTATGTTTGGAGGAAATCCAATAACTTCATTTAGAGTAACCTCAACTAGTTTATCTCAT GCACTCACGATGCATATTGTGAGTTATGCTGGAAAAGCAGAAATGCAGATTCTCGTGGCCAAGGATGTTATACCGGACCCTCAATTCCTCGCCAAGTCTTTCGAAGATGCATTGCTTGAAATGAAGGATGTTTCTAAAGATTGTATTTAG
- the LOC113289550 gene encoding O-acyltransferase WSD1-like isoform X2, whose protein sequence is MEEEEPVTPVGRFFVQEEINQVINCVIGLKNPINIESIKAEIKNSIMIQHPRFQSVLVRNKNGREYWERTQNVNLNNHIFLIQDADDICTNDDDDEIVNKYVADLTVSSPLGIDKPLWELHILKDQNVLVWRIHHALGDGVSLMSLILAMCRKVDDPDQLPAIPKPVIKNNNRSRRENIWELVMRIWLSFVYTMELFLRCLCCKRDGKTKISGGSGVEFWPRKLATAKFKLDDMKAVKNAVPNATINDVLFGVISAGLSRYLDYHQPSNSMQEGLRITGLGMVNLRKQPGLQDMLELVKSKSVSSWWGNKFGFILLPVYHHRNVDNDPLQYVKRAKDMLDKKKLSLEAHIAYAIGNFVMSFLGPKVAMWLNNRVCNTSFTISNVVGPQEEIMFGGNPITSFRVTSTSLSHALTMHIVSYAGKAEMQILVAKDVIPDPQFLAKSFEDALLEMKDVSKDCI, encoded by the exons ATGGAAGAAGAAGAGCCTGTAACCCCAGTCGGGCGGTTCTTCGTGCAGGAGGAAATTAACCAAGTTATCAACTGCGTAATAGGTCTCAAAAACCCAATTAACATAGAATCCATTAAAGCCGAAATAAAGAATTCCATCATGATTCAACATCCTAGATTTCAAAGTGTTCTAGTCAGAAACAAGAACGGTAGAGAATATTGGGAAAGAACCCAAAATGTGAatttaaataaccacatattTCTCATTCAAGATGCGGATGATATCTGtaccaatgatgatgatgatgaaatcgTGAATAAATACGTTGCAGATCTTACAGTTTCATCGCCTCTCGGTATCGATAAACCCTTATGGGAACTACATATATTGAAGGATCAAAACGTTTTAGTATGGAGAATTCATCATGCTTTAGGTGACGGGGTTTCGTTAATGTCTTTGATTTTAGCTATGTGTAGGAAAGTTGATGATCCTGATCAGTTGCCCGCTATCCCAAAGCCAGTCataaaaaacaacaacagaaGTCGTCGTGAGAATATATGGGAACTGGTAATGAGAATCTGGTTGAGTTTTGTGTACACAATGGAATTGTTTCTTAGATGTTTGTGTTGTAAAAGAGATGGTAAAACCAAGATAAGTGGTGGGTCTGGCGTTGAATTCTGGCCAAGAAAATTAGCTACCGCTAAGTTCAAATTAGACGATATGAAAGCTGTCAAGAATGCCGTCCCTAACGCG ACCATCAATGATGTTCTCTTCGGAGTGATTTCGGCTGGATTATCGCGATACTTGGATTATCATCAACCGTCAAATTCAA TGCAAGAGGGGCTTCGAATCACAGGATTAGGAATGGTTAACCTCAGGAAACAGCCTGGATTACAG GATATGTTAGAATTGGTGAAAAGCAAATCAGTGTCAAGTTGGTGGGGCAATAAATTTGGCTTTATATTACTCCCAGTTTATCACCATAGAAACGTTGATAACGATCCACTTCAGTATGTAAAGAGAGCTAAAGATATGCTTGACAAAAAGAAGCTCTCTTTGGAAGCTCATATCGCTTATGCAATTGGAAATTTTGTAATGTCATTTTTGGGTCCCAAG GTCGCAATGTGGCTTAATAACAGAGTTTGCAATACAAGTTTTACGATATCAAATGTTGTTGGTCCACAAGAAGAGATTATGTTTGGAGGAAATCCAATAACTTCATTTAGAGTAACCTCAACTAGTTTATCTCAT GCACTCACGATGCATATTGTGAGTTATGCTGGAAAAGCAGAAATGCAGATTCTCGTGGCCAAGGATGTTATACCGGACCCTCAATTCCTCGCCAAGTCTTTCGAAGATGCATTGCTTGAAATGAAGGATGTTTCTAAAGATTGTATTTAG
- the LOC113289549 gene encoding histone-lysine N-methyltransferase CLF-like isoform X1 encodes MDESLLNGIIQKLLIFKDGRTQDKYHLSGSEIQQLCRYSSSIFLKQPVLLELQPPIKICGDIRGHYSDLLRLFESCGSPGQTNYLFLGDYVDRGDRGIETICLLLAFKIKYQDKFFLLRGNHESASIKHLYGFYDECKRRFSVRLWKTFCRCFNCLPVAAVIEERIFCVHGGLSPHLKNFDQIRDICRPVDVPDKGLLCDLLWSDPDKDFYGWREKDSGVSCTFGADKITKFLDNHDIDLICRAHQVVEKGYEFFAGQKLVTIFSAPNYSWDDNVGVVMNVDATLTCSFRILKPSDKSVNLGSSNEKSVPGTPSEKMTNGARESVQNSGWDIQRVLESLKKQVSIDRCVFVKQKMEENRQKLIGITNHMHTASKMRVPSTISEGDNCVDLLTKRQLDALSTLNGAKEENEFSGDEESNASSTVLIGSNFGVKNLTRIVKLAEVSKIPPYTTWVFLDRNQRMTEDQSVVGRRRIYYDQIGGEALIASDSEEEVVDDEEDKKEFGNTEDFILRNAIQEVGLSVDVLDSLAKCFSRRPSDIKARYDILNGENPVDSSKKADLNDEPKIEDIFRDKDLDAALDSFDNLFCRRCLVFDCRLHGCSQDLVFPADKRLPWAPPDPEPCGSCCYRLILKSESVATGSCSAPDGFEDKAIASSGSGGHQASHKKKAVGLSNGKRTKSNQSDSTSSNARNISESSETDIQPQKDKISTQQSSPPNSNVAYKQELQMRKNKRVAEHILSCTRKRPKKLSASDSDSVADGSPWVKDRKLRSSSRKDNEDASSSSQQKVKSPASNRSGQKESSFQDQNEPLPVEVQDEPCHEMIKDSLVVGNDDTSRKDEFVDENMSKQEGDKSWSTFEKCLYSKGLEIFGKNSCLIERNLLSGMKTCAEVFQYMSFTENKLCNRADGSNSAEGQTPGDRNDTTGRTRSRFMRRRGKVRRLKYSAGYHAFRKRIIERKDLPCKQFNPCNCQSACGKQCTCHLGGTCCEKYCGCSKTCKNRFRGCHCAKSQCRSRQCPCFAAGRECDPDVCRNCWVGCGDGTLGGPPQRGDNYECRNMKLLLKQQQRVLLGRSDVSGWGAFIKNGVSKHEYLGEYTGELISHREADKRGKIYDRENSSFLFNLNDQFVLDAYRKGDKLKFANHSPDPNCYAKVMMVAGDHRVGIFANQKLNAGEELFYDYRYEPDRAPSWAKKPEIPGSKKVEVAPSNGRAKKRA; translated from the exons ATGGATGAAAGTTTATTAAATGGTATCATACAAAAATTACTTATTTTTAAAGATGGAagaacacaagataaataccatcTCAGTGGATCAGAAATTCAACAACTCTGCCGctattcttcttcaatctttcttAAACAACCCGTTCTTCTTGAACTTCAACCTCCGATCAAAATTTGTG GTGATATCCGTGGCCATTATTCAGATCTTCTCCGTCTTTTCGAATCTTGTGGTTCGCCTGGTCAGACAAACTACTTGTTCCTGGGTGATTATGTAGACCGAGGTGACCGTGGCATAGAGACCATCTGCCTTCTTCTTGcattcaaaattaaatatcaggATAAATTCTTCTTACTCAGAGGCAATCACGAATCTGCTTCTATTAAGCATTTATATGGATTCTACGATGAGTGTAAGAGGAGGTTTAGTGTCCGCCTTTGGAAGACTTTCTGCCGCTGCTTTAATTGCCTACCAGTAGCTGCTGTCATTGAGGAAAGAATCTTTTGTGTGCACGGTGGATTATCTCCTCATTTGAAAAACTTCGATCAAATTAGGGATATATGTCGTCCGGTGGATGTACCAGACAAGGGCCTTCTCTGTGATTTACTCTGGTCTGATCCTGATAAAGACTTCTATGGTTGGCGCGAGAAGGACAGCGGTGTATCCTGTACGTTTGGAGCTGACAAGATAACTAAATTTCTTGACAACCATGACATCGACCTGATTTGCCGAGCTCACCAG GTTGTGGAAAAGGGGTACGAGTTCTTTGCTGGTCAAAAGCTGGTTACCATATTCTCTGCTCCAAATTATTCTTGGGATGACAATGTTGGTGTCGTGATGAATGTGGACGCAACTTTGACTTGTTCATTTCGTATTCTTAAACCTTCTGACAAGAGCGTAAACCTGGGATCCAGCAACGAGAAGTCAGTACCCGGAACACCATCAGAGAAG ATGACGAATGGAGCACGGGAGTCAGTTCAGAATTCTGGTTGGGATATTCAACGGGTTCTTGAATCCTTGAAGAAACAAGTTTCTATTGATCGATGTGTTTTCGTGAAG CAAAAGATGGAAGAGAATAGGCAGAAATTGATTGGTATTACGAACCATATGCATACTGCTTCAAAGATGAGAGTGCCCAGTACAATTTCTGAAGGTGATAATTGTGTCGATTTACTGACTAAGAGGCAGCTAGATGCGCTTTCTACGCTAAATGGTGCTAAGGAGGAAAACGAATTTAGTGGCGATGAAGAAAGTAATGCGTCCTCGACTGTTCTTATAGGGAGCAATTTTGGAGTAAAGAATTTGACTCGTATTGTTAAGCTTGCCGAAGTTTCAAAAATACCACCATATACGACTTGGGTATTTCTGGATAG AAATCAAAGGATGACTGAGGATCAGTCTGTAGTTGGCCGAAGGAGAATTTATTATGATCAGATTGGTGGAGAAGCCCTTATTGCAAGTGACAGTGAAGAAGAAGtggttgatgatgaagaagacaagAAAGAATTCGGCAATACTGAAGATTTTATTCTGAG GAATGCCATTCAAGAAGTTGGTTTATCTGTTGATGTGCTGGATTCACTTGCTAAATGCTTTTCTAGAAGACCCTCTGACATCAAG GCACGATATGACATCTTGAATGGAGAAAACCCTGTGGATTCTTCTAAGAAGGCCGATCTCAACGATGAGCCTAAAATTGAGGATATATTTCGTGATAAAGATCTAGATGCAGCTCTGGATTCTTTTGACAACCTTTTCTGCCGTAGATGCCTG GTGTTTGACTGTAGATTACACGGGTGTTCCCAAGATCTTGTTTTTCCT GCTGATAAACGACTACCCTGGGCCCCTCCAGATCCTGAACCGTGTGGCAGCTGTTGTTATCGATTG ATTTTGAAGTCAGAAAGTGTTGCTACTGGTAGTTGTTCTGCGCCTgatggttttgaagataaagcaATTGCTTCATCTGGCAGTGGGGGTCATCAGGCTTCACACAAAAAGAAAGCTGTTGGTTTGTCTAATGGAAAGAGAACAAAGTCAAACCAGAGTGATAGTACTTCTTCTAATGcaagaaatatatcagaaagtAGTGAAACGGATATACAACCTCAGAAGGATAAGATTTCCACCCAACAGTCCTCACCACCTAACAGTAATGTTGCCTATAAACAGGAACTTCAAATGAGAAAGAACAAGCGAGTTGCTGAGCATATTCTTAGTTGCACGCGAAAGAGACCGAAGAAACTGTCAGCTTCCGATTCTGACTCAGTTGCCGATGGATCTCCTTGGGTCAAGGATAGGAAGCTCAGGTCGAGTTCACGTAAGGATAATGAGGATGCTAGCTCTTCTTCGCAACAGAAGGTGAAGTCTCCAGCATCTAACAGGTCAGGGCAGAAAGAATCATCATTTCAAGACCAGAATGAACCACTGCCAGTTGAAGTCCAGGACGAACCATGTCACGAGATGATTAAAGACTCGCTTGTGGTAGGCAATGATGATACCTCGAGGAAAGATGAGTTTGTTGATGAAAACATGTCTAAACAGGAGGGGGATAAATCATGGAGCACTTTCGAGAAGTGCCTTTACTCAAAAGGATTAGAGATCTTCGGGAAAAATAG CTGCTTAATTGAAAGGAACCTTTTGAGTGGCATGAAGACATGTGCTGAGGTATTCCAGTACATGAGCTTCACCGAAAATAAGCTTTGTAATAGGGCTGATGGTTCAAATTCTGCTGAGGGCCAAACCCCAGGTGACCGCAATGATACTACG GGTCGAACAAGATCAAGGTTCATGCGAAGAAGAGGTAAGGTTCGTCGTTTGAAGTATAGCGCAGGCTACCATGCTTTTAGGAAACGGATTATTGAGAGGAAGGATCTTCCGTGTAAGCAGTTTAATCCCTGTAACTGCCAATCTGCTTGTGGAAAGCAATGTACGTGTCATTTGGGTGGAACCTGTTGCGAGAAATATTGTGG GTGTTCTAAGACTTGCAAGAATCGCTTTAGAGGTTGCCATTGTGCTAAAAGTCAATGCCGAAGTCGACAGTGCCCATGCTTTGCTGCAGGTAGAGAATGCGATCCAGATGTTTGTAGGAATTGTTGGGTTGG TTGTGGTGACGGTACTCTCGGAGGCCCTCCTCAAAGAGGTGATAATTATGAATGTAGGAATATGAAGCTCCTTCTCAAGCAACAACAAAGG GTCTTACTTGGAAGATCAGATGTCTCCGGGTGGGGAGCGTTCATAAAG AATGGCGTCAGCAAACATGAATACCTAGGGGAATATACCGGTGAATTGATCTCACATCGAGAAGCTGATAAGCGTGGAAAGATTTACGACCGCGAAAATTCGTCATTTCTCTTCAATTTGAATGATCAG TTTGTCCTTGACGCTTACCGGAAGGGGGACAAGTTGAAGTTTGCTAACCATTCTCCTGATCCAAATTGCTATGCTAAG GTGATGATGGTAGCAGGTGATCACAGAGTTGGCATATTTGCTAATCAAAAGCTTAATGCCGGAGAGGAACTCTTTTATGATTACCGTTATGAACCTGACAGAGCTCCTTCTTGGGCAAAGAAGCCTGAAATTCCAGGTTCAAAAAAGGTGGAGGTAGCACCTTCAAATGGTAGAGCAAAGAAACGTGCCTGA
- the LOC113289549 gene encoding histone-lysine N-methyltransferase CLF-like isoform X2, which produces MANLQMTNGARESVQNSGWDIQRVLESLKKQVSIDRCVFVKQKMEENRQKLIGITNHMHTASKMRVPSTISEGDNCVDLLTKRQLDALSTLNGAKEENEFSGDEESNASSTVLIGSNFGVKNLTRIVKLAEVSKIPPYTTWVFLDRNQRMTEDQSVVGRRRIYYDQIGGEALIASDSEEEVVDDEEDKKEFGNTEDFILRNAIQEVGLSVDVLDSLAKCFSRRPSDIKARYDILNGENPVDSSKKADLNDEPKIEDIFRDKDLDAALDSFDNLFCRRCLVFDCRLHGCSQDLVFPADKRLPWAPPDPEPCGSCCYRLILKSESVATGSCSAPDGFEDKAIASSGSGGHQASHKKKAVGLSNGKRTKSNQSDSTSSNARNISESSETDIQPQKDKISTQQSSPPNSNVAYKQELQMRKNKRVAEHILSCTRKRPKKLSASDSDSVADGSPWVKDRKLRSSSRKDNEDASSSSQQKVKSPASNRSGQKESSFQDQNEPLPVEVQDEPCHEMIKDSLVVGNDDTSRKDEFVDENMSKQEGDKSWSTFEKCLYSKGLEIFGKNSCLIERNLLSGMKTCAEVFQYMSFTENKLCNRADGSNSAEGQTPGDRNDTTGRTRSRFMRRRGKVRRLKYSAGYHAFRKRIIERKDLPCKQFNPCNCQSACGKQCTCHLGGTCCEKYCGCSKTCKNRFRGCHCAKSQCRSRQCPCFAAGRECDPDVCRNCWVGCGDGTLGGPPQRGDNYECRNMKLLLKQQQRVLLGRSDVSGWGAFIKNGVSKHEYLGEYTGELISHREADKRGKIYDRENSSFLFNLNDQFVLDAYRKGDKLKFANHSPDPNCYAKVMMVAGDHRVGIFANQKLNAGEELFYDYRYEPDRAPSWAKKPEIPGSKKVEVAPSNGRAKKRA; this is translated from the exons ATGGCTAATCTTCAG ATGACGAATGGAGCACGGGAGTCAGTTCAGAATTCTGGTTGGGATATTCAACGGGTTCTTGAATCCTTGAAGAAACAAGTTTCTATTGATCGATGTGTTTTCGTGAAG CAAAAGATGGAAGAGAATAGGCAGAAATTGATTGGTATTACGAACCATATGCATACTGCTTCAAAGATGAGAGTGCCCAGTACAATTTCTGAAGGTGATAATTGTGTCGATTTACTGACTAAGAGGCAGCTAGATGCGCTTTCTACGCTAAATGGTGCTAAGGAGGAAAACGAATTTAGTGGCGATGAAGAAAGTAATGCGTCCTCGACTGTTCTTATAGGGAGCAATTTTGGAGTAAAGAATTTGACTCGTATTGTTAAGCTTGCCGAAGTTTCAAAAATACCACCATATACGACTTGGGTATTTCTGGATAG AAATCAAAGGATGACTGAGGATCAGTCTGTAGTTGGCCGAAGGAGAATTTATTATGATCAGATTGGTGGAGAAGCCCTTATTGCAAGTGACAGTGAAGAAGAAGtggttgatgatgaagaagacaagAAAGAATTCGGCAATACTGAAGATTTTATTCTGAG GAATGCCATTCAAGAAGTTGGTTTATCTGTTGATGTGCTGGATTCACTTGCTAAATGCTTTTCTAGAAGACCCTCTGACATCAAG GCACGATATGACATCTTGAATGGAGAAAACCCTGTGGATTCTTCTAAGAAGGCCGATCTCAACGATGAGCCTAAAATTGAGGATATATTTCGTGATAAAGATCTAGATGCAGCTCTGGATTCTTTTGACAACCTTTTCTGCCGTAGATGCCTG GTGTTTGACTGTAGATTACACGGGTGTTCCCAAGATCTTGTTTTTCCT GCTGATAAACGACTACCCTGGGCCCCTCCAGATCCTGAACCGTGTGGCAGCTGTTGTTATCGATTG ATTTTGAAGTCAGAAAGTGTTGCTACTGGTAGTTGTTCTGCGCCTgatggttttgaagataaagcaATTGCTTCATCTGGCAGTGGGGGTCATCAGGCTTCACACAAAAAGAAAGCTGTTGGTTTGTCTAATGGAAAGAGAACAAAGTCAAACCAGAGTGATAGTACTTCTTCTAATGcaagaaatatatcagaaagtAGTGAAACGGATATACAACCTCAGAAGGATAAGATTTCCACCCAACAGTCCTCACCACCTAACAGTAATGTTGCCTATAAACAGGAACTTCAAATGAGAAAGAACAAGCGAGTTGCTGAGCATATTCTTAGTTGCACGCGAAAGAGACCGAAGAAACTGTCAGCTTCCGATTCTGACTCAGTTGCCGATGGATCTCCTTGGGTCAAGGATAGGAAGCTCAGGTCGAGTTCACGTAAGGATAATGAGGATGCTAGCTCTTCTTCGCAACAGAAGGTGAAGTCTCCAGCATCTAACAGGTCAGGGCAGAAAGAATCATCATTTCAAGACCAGAATGAACCACTGCCAGTTGAAGTCCAGGACGAACCATGTCACGAGATGATTAAAGACTCGCTTGTGGTAGGCAATGATGATACCTCGAGGAAAGATGAGTTTGTTGATGAAAACATGTCTAAACAGGAGGGGGATAAATCATGGAGCACTTTCGAGAAGTGCCTTTACTCAAAAGGATTAGAGATCTTCGGGAAAAATAG CTGCTTAATTGAAAGGAACCTTTTGAGTGGCATGAAGACATGTGCTGAGGTATTCCAGTACATGAGCTTCACCGAAAATAAGCTTTGTAATAGGGCTGATGGTTCAAATTCTGCTGAGGGCCAAACCCCAGGTGACCGCAATGATACTACG GGTCGAACAAGATCAAGGTTCATGCGAAGAAGAGGTAAGGTTCGTCGTTTGAAGTATAGCGCAGGCTACCATGCTTTTAGGAAACGGATTATTGAGAGGAAGGATCTTCCGTGTAAGCAGTTTAATCCCTGTAACTGCCAATCTGCTTGTGGAAAGCAATGTACGTGTCATTTGGGTGGAACCTGTTGCGAGAAATATTGTGG GTGTTCTAAGACTTGCAAGAATCGCTTTAGAGGTTGCCATTGTGCTAAAAGTCAATGCCGAAGTCGACAGTGCCCATGCTTTGCTGCAGGTAGAGAATGCGATCCAGATGTTTGTAGGAATTGTTGGGTTGG TTGTGGTGACGGTACTCTCGGAGGCCCTCCTCAAAGAGGTGATAATTATGAATGTAGGAATATGAAGCTCCTTCTCAAGCAACAACAAAGG GTCTTACTTGGAAGATCAGATGTCTCCGGGTGGGGAGCGTTCATAAAG AATGGCGTCAGCAAACATGAATACCTAGGGGAATATACCGGTGAATTGATCTCACATCGAGAAGCTGATAAGCGTGGAAAGATTTACGACCGCGAAAATTCGTCATTTCTCTTCAATTTGAATGATCAG TTTGTCCTTGACGCTTACCGGAAGGGGGACAAGTTGAAGTTTGCTAACCATTCTCCTGATCCAAATTGCTATGCTAAG GTGATGATGGTAGCAGGTGATCACAGAGTTGGCATATTTGCTAATCAAAAGCTTAATGCCGGAGAGGAACTCTTTTATGATTACCGTTATGAACCTGACAGAGCTCCTTCTTGGGCAAAGAAGCCTGAAATTCCAGGTTCAAAAAAGGTGGAGGTAGCACCTTCAAATGGTAGAGCAAAGAAACGTGCCTGA